In Thalassotalea fonticola, a single genomic region encodes these proteins:
- a CDS encoding DUF2249 domain-containing protein has product MQQVYLDVSELEPPKPMTEIITALARLQVNEYLQVFHRREPFPLYEKLAAAGWAYQCKKLTAQQFQIFIYRATDKDKFSLQLRNKAEQPASEPQ; this is encoded by the coding sequence ATGCAGCAAGTATATTTAGATGTAAGTGAACTAGAACCGCCAAAACCAATGACTGAAATTATAACCGCATTGGCTAGGTTGCAAGTAAACGAATACTTACAGGTATTTCACCGGCGCGAACCGTTTCCTTTATACGAAAAGCTTGCCGCAGCCGGTTGGGCTTATCAGTGTAAAAAATTAACTGCACAGCAATTTCAAATTTTTATTTATCGTGCAACAGATAAAGATAAATTTAGCCTGCAGCTACGTAACAAAGCCGAGCAACCAGCATCTGAGCCGCAATGA
- a CDS encoding polysaccharide deacetylase family protein: protein MKETLFVILLSLFSSLAQATVILVYHHVSDKTPKSTSISPRQFELHLNYLKDNDFKVIPLSDMVNKLKAKQPLEDKTVVITFDDGYSDILYNGHPLLQKFGYPYTMFINPNTVPNKSGVYLDWSQIKQMSDDGVLIANHGLVHDSLIKTPKGVDGQTWLEQKLKELEQSEQIINEKIAQNWKYFALPYGEYTPQAQKKLASMGYAVFTQQSGPVGDTTDITAIPRFPASMPYDQLGPLKDKLNSLAFKVSAKSQRAQTIVPYGEQPEKTVEISLDDFYPNMLACFIAGGDKAEIVWQGKESFTMSFDANFNPGRNRSNCTAPSISKPGRFYWYSKPWFVPKADGSWYTD from the coding sequence ATGAAAGAAACATTATTTGTAATTTTACTGTCTTTGTTTTCAAGCCTTGCGCAAGCAACCGTTATTTTGGTGTATCACCATGTAAGTGACAAAACCCCAAAAAGCACGTCAATTAGCCCGCGACAGTTTGAACTACATCTTAATTATTTAAAAGATAATGATTTCAAAGTGATCCCACTATCTGACATGGTCAACAAATTAAAAGCCAAGCAACCGTTAGAAGATAAAACTGTGGTGATCACTTTTGACGACGGTTATAGCGATATCTTATACAATGGTCACCCGTTATTACAAAAATTTGGCTACCCATACACTATGTTTATCAACCCGAATACGGTACCGAATAAAAGTGGCGTGTACTTAGATTGGTCGCAAATAAAACAAATGTCAGATGACGGTGTACTTATTGCTAATCATGGCTTGGTACACGACTCTTTAATTAAAACGCCTAAAGGAGTCGATGGACAAACCTGGCTTGAACAAAAGCTGAAGGAGCTTGAACAATCTGAACAGATAATTAATGAAAAAATAGCACAAAACTGGAAATATTTTGCTCTGCCTTACGGTGAATATACCCCGCAAGCGCAGAAAAAATTAGCGTCAATGGGCTACGCTGTATTTACTCAGCAATCGGGCCCAGTAGGTGATACTACCGATATTACTGCAATTCCACGCTTTCCTGCATCTATGCCCTATGATCAACTTGGGCCGTTAAAAGATAAGCTTAACTCGTTGGCTTTTAAGGTGTCGGCGAAAAGCCAAAGAGCCCAAACAATAGTGCCTTATGGAGAGCAGCCAGAAAAAACAGTAGAAATCAGTCTTGATGATTTTTATCCGAATATGCTTGCTTGTTTTATTGCCGGTGGCGATAAGGCTGAAATAGTTTGGCAAGGTAAAGAGAGCTTTACCATGAGCTTTGACGCTAACTTTAACCCCGGCAGAAATCGAAGTAATTGCACCGCGCCAAGCATTTCAAAGCCTGGGCGTTTTTATTGGTATTCAAAACCTTGGTTTGTACCAAAAGCAGACGGTAGCTGGTACACAGATTAA
- a CDS encoding MATE family efflux transporter, whose translation MTASKQQQERKALFALAIPMILSNVTVPLLGLVDTGVIGHLPEAYFLGATAVGAMIITFITWFCGFLRMSTSGLAAQAYGSEDRQQILLVLSRGLVVAFIIGLLMIVLQTPYINASLWLSGGSEQVQFYARQYTEIRIWGFPAALANLVILGWLLGLHKAKLAMWLLIVTNVVNLSLDLLFVLGFNWQIMGIAVATLIAEYSSLILGLYFVAKALNIHHKDLIKTLTETKTSLFNRVSFSPYLKLNRDIVIRTLCLEICFVFITFQGARLGDTVVAANAILLNFLLLISFGLDGIAYGAEARVGRAKGSKDPVALSLAVNTALKYNFMFAIIYSFFFYLFGLEFINILSDIPEVVAYASEFLPWIIALPILACWCYLYDGVYIGLTEAATMRNSMVISTFACFFPCWLLLQGYGNHGIWAAFCLFMVARGITLFYHFNKNKHRFCENDKKV comes from the coding sequence TTGACGGCAAGTAAGCAACAACAAGAACGAAAGGCGTTATTTGCACTCGCCATTCCGATGATTTTATCTAATGTTACGGTACCATTATTAGGCTTGGTAGACACCGGCGTAATTGGCCATCTACCCGAAGCTTACTTTTTAGGAGCTACAGCTGTTGGCGCAATGATAATTACCTTCATTACTTGGTTTTGCGGCTTTCTCCGCATGTCTACTTCGGGCCTTGCTGCGCAAGCTTACGGTAGTGAAGACAGACAACAGATACTCCTAGTATTAAGCAGAGGACTAGTCGTTGCATTCATCATCGGCCTGCTAATGATTGTTCTACAAACCCCTTATATAAATGCCTCTTTATGGTTGTCTGGTGGTAGTGAACAGGTGCAATTTTATGCCCGTCAGTACACTGAAATAAGAATATGGGGTTTCCCTGCCGCTTTAGCTAATTTAGTGATTTTAGGTTGGTTATTAGGCCTGCATAAAGCCAAGCTTGCTATGTGGCTGTTAATTGTCACCAATGTCGTTAACTTAAGCTTGGATTTACTCTTTGTGTTAGGATTTAACTGGCAAATAATGGGCATAGCAGTCGCTACCTTAATTGCCGAGTATTCAAGTTTGATCTTAGGTTTATACTTTGTTGCTAAAGCCCTAAATATTCATCATAAAGATTTAATTAAAACGTTAACTGAGACTAAAACCTCATTGTTCAACAGAGTATCTTTTAGCCCTTACTTAAAACTTAATCGCGATATTGTTATTCGTACATTGTGTTTAGAAATATGTTTTGTATTTATTACCTTTCAAGGTGCAAGACTAGGCGATACGGTAGTTGCTGCCAATGCTATTTTACTTAATTTTTTGTTACTGATTTCGTTTGGTTTAGACGGAATTGCTTATGGGGCCGAAGCCAGAGTTGGTAGAGCAAAAGGTTCTAAAGATCCAGTAGCTTTATCTCTTGCAGTAAATACGGCATTAAAATACAACTTTATGTTCGCGATTATTTATAGTTTTTTCTTTTACTTGTTCGGCTTAGAATTTATTAACATTTTATCTGATATACCTGAAGTTGTTGCTTATGCCAGTGAGTTTCTCCCCTGGATTATTGCCTTGCCGATATTAGCTTGCTGGTGTTATTTATATGATGGTGTGTATATAGGTTTGACCGAAGCCGCTACAATGCGAAATTCAATGGTAATTTCAACATTCGCTTGTTTCTTCCCATGTTGGTTGCTGTTACAAGGTTACGGAAATCATGGTATATGGGCCGCATTTTGTCTATTTATGGTGGCACGAGGAATTACTCTTTTCTATCATTTCAACAAAAACAAACATCGCTTTTGCGAAAATGACAAAAAGGTTTAG
- a CDS encoding hemerythrin domain-containing protein produces MNAIPDYMTDKHRHCDDIFAEAEAEVAKSNWNLAEQKWQAFTLELELHLQAEEQILFPEFEQATGMTSGPTHVMRMEHEQMRGLLTSLNKSLAEKNSEDFLGFSETLMVLMQQHNMKEEMMLYPMCQQNISDTEQMTAQLKQHCD; encoded by the coding sequence ATGAATGCTATCCCCGATTATATGACTGATAAACACCGCCATTGTGATGATATTTTTGCTGAAGCGGAAGCGGAAGTTGCTAAATCTAACTGGAACTTGGCTGAGCAAAAGTGGCAGGCGTTTACCCTAGAACTTGAACTGCATTTACAGGCAGAAGAGCAGATACTTTTTCCAGAGTTTGAACAGGCAACAGGCATGACTTCTGGTCCTACACACGTTATGCGCATGGAGCATGAACAAATGCGTGGCTTATTGACATCGTTAAATAAATCATTAGCTGAGAAAAATAGTGAAGACTTCCTCGGTTTTTCAGAAACATTAATGGTGTTAATGCAACAACATAATATGAAAGAAGAAATGATGCTTTATCCTATGTGCCAGCAAAATATCAGTGATACTGAACAAATGACAGCACAATTAAAACAACATTGCGATTGA
- a CDS encoding MFS transporter: protein MFITLAIVILAMIIALLTLTKVLHLPRNVAVLFFTMPLLMCITPTITFIGGLLASKIAPDPSLATLPMTIMIVGMAASTFLVSKLSSKLGRKTATNIGFVIAIIGTLIAIFSATIANFNLFILATFLMGSSMAFAQQMRFAALESVSSGNAAKVISALMLSGIFAAMIGPEIALMAKDWITAPHGYAGSFLGLLILLVISLSVFQLFTDPKVEQHDMQDAQERPLSEIIKQPIFIIALLSAAIGYGLMSFVMTATPLSMHAMDGHSLVDTKWVIQSHIAAMFLPSLFTGALIKRFHSANVLFVGTLMFAVVTIVALNGQQVMHYWWAMVLLGIGWNFLFITGTVLLPESYRGKERFKVQALNDFIIFTVQAFVSLLAGWILFSSNWTILIYSTVPFIIIMLLVSTWHYKQRKNLKLET from the coding sequence ATGTTTATTACCCTGGCAATAGTAATTTTGGCAATGATAATTGCCTTACTTACACTGACAAAAGTACTACACCTACCGCGCAATGTTGCAGTACTTTTCTTTACTATGCCATTATTGATGTGTATCACCCCAACCATTACCTTCATTGGCGGGTTACTTGCGAGTAAAATTGCCCCGGATCCAAGTTTAGCGACATTACCCATGACCATAATGATCGTAGGAATGGCGGCCAGTACCTTTTTAGTCTCTAAATTATCGAGCAAATTAGGCCGAAAAACTGCAACCAATATAGGTTTTGTCATTGCCATCATTGGTACTCTAATCGCTATATTCAGCGCTACAATAGCCAATTTTAATTTGTTTATATTGGCAACATTCTTAATGGGCTCAAGTATGGCCTTTGCTCAGCAAATGCGTTTTGCAGCCCTAGAAAGTGTAAGCTCGGGAAATGCGGCTAAAGTTATTTCGGCGTTAATGCTTTCAGGTATATTTGCCGCCATGATAGGGCCTGAAATAGCCTTAATGGCGAAAGACTGGATCACAGCACCACATGGTTATGCTGGTTCCTTTTTAGGTTTGTTAATTTTACTAGTAATTTCACTTTCGGTGTTTCAATTGTTTACCGATCCAAAAGTTGAGCAGCATGATATGCAAGATGCTCAGGAAAGACCACTAAGTGAGATTATAAAACAGCCTATATTTATCATCGCCTTACTCTCAGCAGCCATTGGTTATGGTCTAATGAGCTTCGTCATGACCGCAACACCACTTAGCATGCATGCTATGGACGGGCACTCGTTAGTAGACACGAAATGGGTTATTCAAAGCCATATTGCTGCCATGTTCTTGCCCTCATTATTTACTGGCGCATTAATTAAACGATTCCATTCTGCAAATGTTCTATTTGTTGGCACTTTAATGTTCGCTGTAGTTACCATTGTTGCTTTAAATGGCCAACAAGTAATGCACTATTGGTGGGCGATGGTATTACTTGGAATTGGATGGAACTTCTTATTTATTACCGGCACAGTATTATTACCTGAAAGTTACCGTGGTAAAGAACGTTTTAAGGTGCAAGCATTAAATGATTTTATAATCTTTACAGTACAAGCATTTGTGTCTTTGCTGGCAGGGTGGATTTTATTCAGCAGTAATTGGACGATTCTGATATACAGCACAGTACCATTTATAATAATCATGCTACTGGTATCTACATGGCATTACAAACAAAGAAAGAATTTGAAATTAGAAACCTAA